One stretch of Mus musculus strain NOD/ShiLtJ chromosome 6 genomic patch of type FIX, GRCm38.p6 PATCHES MG4237_PATCH DNA includes these proteins:
- the Klra1 gene encoding T-cell surface glycoprotein YE1/48 (The RefSeq protein has 3 substitutions compared to this genomic sequence): MSEQEVTYSMVRFHKSAGLQKQVRPEETKGPREAGYRRCSFHWKFIVIALGIFCFLLLVAVSVLAIKIFQYDQQKKLQEFLNHHNNCSNMQSDINLKDEMLKNKSIECDLLESLNRDQNRLYNKTKTVLDSLQHTGRGDKVYWFCYGMKCYYFVMDRKTWSGCKQTCQSSSLSLLKIDDEDELKFLQLVVPSDSCWVGLSYDNKKKDWAWIDNRPSKLALNTRKYNIRDGGCMLLSKTRLDNGNCDQVFICICGKRLDKFPH; this comes from the exons ATGAGTGAGCAGGAGGTCACTTATTCAATGGTGAGATTTCATAAATCTGCAGGATTGCAGAAACAAGTGAGGCCTGAGGAGactaaagggcccagagaagCTGGCTACAGAA ggtGTTCATTCCACTGGAAGTTCATTGTGATAGCTCTTGGCAtcttctgcttccttcttctGGTAACTGTTTCAGTGTTGGCAATAAAAA TTTTTCAGTATGATCAACAAAAAAAACTGCAGGAATTTCTAAACCACCACAATAACTGCAGCAACATGCAAAGTGACATCAACTTGAAGGATGAAATGCTGAAAAATAAGTCTATAGAGTGTGATCTTCTGGAATCCCTCAACAGGGGTCAGAACAGATTGTATAATAAAACCAAGACTGTTTTAGATTCCTTACAGCACACAG GCAGAGGTGATAAAGTATACTGGTTCTGCTATGGTATGAAATGTTATTATTTTGTCATGGACAGAAAAACATGGAGTGGATGTAAACAGACCTGCCAGAGTTCCAGTTTATCCCTTCTGAAGATAGATGATGAGGATGAACTG AAGTTCCTTCATCTCGTGGTTCCTTCAGACAGTTGCTGGGTTGGATTGTCATATGATAATAAGAAAAAAGATTGGGCATGGATTGACAATCGCCCATCTAAACT tgccTTGAACACAAGGAAATACAATATAAGAGATGGAGGATGTATGTTGTTATCTAAAACAAGACTAGACAATGGTAACTGTGATCAAGTATTCATCTGTATTTGTGGGAAGAGACTGGATAAATTCCCTCATTGA